The following DNA comes from Candidatus Nanosynbacter sp. TM7-074.
GGATTTTTTGCAATAAGGATAAAGACGGTGTTTTTATTTGGCTCCTCCAGGGCTTTTAACAGTGCGTTTTGGGATGATTCAGTCATTAAGTCCGCCTCATCAATAATAATAGTTCGGCGATTTATGGCGTAAGTTCGTAATTTAGCAATGAGATCGCGAATCTGCTCAACGGATATGGACTGTTTATCTGGAAGCGGAGTCAAGTGGAAGATATCACTATTTTTAGCTATTTTTTGAGCCACGCTTTTGCCGTCTAGCCCATAGTCTGCCACAATTAAAAGTGCGTGTGGTGGCCTAGCGGTGATTTGGTCGATTTTTTGGACGTCTTGGGTTGAGATAATGATTTCAGACACTACAATTCCCCTGGAAATAGCTGCTTGAATTCTTCTGGAGTGGCTGCTTCAAATGTTTTTCGTTCGCCAGATGGTAACGTAATCTCTAATTTGTGGGCGTGGAGCATCAGGCGGCTGGCGTTTGGCTTGCCGTAGACGCGGTCGCCGAGAATTGGCGTGTTTAGGTATGCCATATGGACGCGGAGTTGATGGGTGCGGCCGGTGGTAGGTTTCAGTTCAATCAGCGCCTGAATATCAGTCGCCGTCAGTACGCGGTAAGTTGTTTGGGCGGGTTTGCCGTTCGGATTGACGCAGAAGGTGCTGGGCGCGGACGGATTGCGGCCAATCGGCAGGTCGATTTTTGCGGCGGCTAGTTTCGGTACGTCGTCGGTAATCGCCAGGTAGGTTTTTTTAGTGGTGCGCTGGGCGAATTGCCGTTGTAAATGGGTCGCAGCGTCAGAAGTTTTGGCGATAATCAGTACGCCCGAAGTGTCGCGGTCGAGCCGATGGACGATGCCCGGCCGGTCGGTGTCCGAGGCAAACGAAGTCTTGGGGCGAATAATTTCCGCTACTGTCGGCTCGGTCGATAGCCCGCCCTTCGCGTGGGTCAGGAGCCCGCTCGGTTTATTTACCACCATCACGTCGTCGTCTTCGTATAGTATCGGCAGCTCTGCACTGGCCTGCTCCTGTTCTGGCAGCTTGACGGCGATCTCGTCGGTCTCGTCGACATCAAATTTCGGCGTCGTTACTACGTGCTGGTTGACCGACACGTAGCCGGCTTTGATGTACTTTTGCCAGAGACTGCGCGAAATTGATGGGTCAAAGTCCGTGGACAAGTGAACGTCCAGGCGCTGCTTGGTCGGTACAATTCGAAACATCATGACAAACTTGCCCTGAAATGGCGTCTCGGTGCAGCTCGAATCAAGCGGATTTGGCAAAGTTTCAGCATTGGCTGGCTTGTCAGGCCACAGCTCGTCAATCGATTCTTCGTCGACAATTGAGCCGTAGATTACAGCGAAATGCTGCTTGTTCAGGATAAACTCCGCCACAATGTGCGATTCGTCCGTCTGAATCTTCAGGTGGCGCAAGGCCTTGACGGGCGTGTTGTTATCTGCCAGTTGATATAGCCTGGCGATCTTGAGGACGGTGCGCGGCGAAATTTTCACGCGAGTGTTCCTATCTCCGCAGCCCCACGGCCGTTTGGACGCGGTACAAGGTTTCGTTAGCGACGAGGTTCATGTCGCGCTCGCTCGACTCCAGTTTGCGTTCAATTGCCTCCTCGTCAACTGCCGCCAGACGCGCTTGGAAATTCGCCAAGAATTCTGCCACTTCATCAGCCACGATTCGCTTGAAATCACCATAGCGTTCCATACCGGTGTACTGGCTGATGGTCTGATCCAAGCTGACGTCTTTTCCGGCGTCTTGGCGTACCAGCGTCAAAATCTCCAGTAGATTGGAAATTCCTGGTTGGTTGTCCCGGTCGTACTGTACTCTGCCCAGCGAGTCGGTGGTGGCACTCATAATCTTTTTGTGTGCCACTTCTGGCTCGTCGCCAAGGAAAATGACACCTTTGCCGCTGTCGTCGGATTTGCTCATCTTTTTGGTCGGGTTCATCAGATCTTTGATTCTCAGACCTTGGTCGTTACCGAAGAATTGATGTTGCTCGGCAACTGGTTTGGGCACGATGAATAAGTCGCCAAATTTGCGGTTCATCCGCTCAGCGATGTCGCGGGTAAATTCTAGGTGTTGCGTCTGGTCGTCGCCAACTGGCACGTAAGTGGCGCCGTAAAGCAAGATGTCGGCAGCCATCAGAACTGGGTAGTTGAAGAGACCGACGGAGACTTCTTTTTCGAAAGTTAGCTCGTTGTATAGTTGCATAAGTTCCATTCTTCCCAGAATGTTATCGTCATTTTTTTGCGCATCAAGAGCTTTTTTGATTCTCTCGGCGACACTGCGAATATCTATCTTACCACCCTTATCCTTAAACTGCGTCATCCGGCTCATCTCGCCAAACCCGGTGAAGCAATCCAAAATCCACGCCAGCTCGCTGTGTGCCGGAACGCGGCCTTGGCGGTACAGATGAATGGCTGGTTTGTCCAGCGGCAGTCCGGCGGCTGTATAAATCCGGGCGTTGCTGAGGATGCTGTCGTACAATTTACTGTGGTCAATCGGCGTAGTGAAGCTGTGAAGATCTGGGATGAACAGATTGATATCAAAATCGGCCGAGCGGCGCTTCGCCATATCGACAATCGGCAAAATGGCACCAAAATAATTGCCAATGTGAATATCGTTGTTGGCGCGCACGCCAGTGAGGATAACGGGTTTTGATGATTTCATTGAATATAATTATACCACTCTACTATGGTGTGATGCTAATTATCGTATTTGTTGTTGTGATTAGACGGCTGGTTAGTAAAGCTCGTCATCATATTGTAACGGTTCATGTTTTAAGTAATCAGTATTATCGGCAGCGTTTAGCACAGTTTCTTCGTCCACTTTCACTTCTATACCACACTCTTCAAGCAACTTAAATAAGATAGACACAGCTTTTTTTATTTCGGACCACCTTCCTATTGATGCATCTGCTATATTTTTGTATATAGTTTCAATATCATGTTTTGAGGCAATCAGATTTTTTTGGTTATCTGTAAAAGTATCTTCTGGTAATAAATTAAGTAGAGCTAATTTCCTTATTTTTTTAGAATCCTCTTTATTATCTAAGAAGCTTTTAATTTTCTGAGACTCGTCAGATAAGCCTAGCACTTCTATAAGCTCTTTGTCTTCTGACGTTACAATATTAAAGATTGAGCTAATTATTCTATGATTGAAGGGATAATTATTCATGATAGTATGAGCAAGCATGTACGGATCAAGAATGTATTCGATTTCTTTTGTAAAATATTGCCTGTAGGTTTCGTTGTTTAATATGACATCCCTCTTAGATTTATAATCTTCGTCTTCTGGGCTTATTGTGGTTGTATTTTCATAATAAATTTTACTTTGGTAGTCGCCTAAAAACTTAGGGTTAGGATATTCTGCTTTTTTGGCTTTTTCCTCGATGAGTGAAGTGAAATTCTCTATGTCTGGGTTGTTTGTAATACTGTCAGTGAATTCAGACAACGCTTCAATATTATTAATAATTTTTTCTATAATATTTGAGTCTGTTAATTTTTCTTTGATCTCGGGGATACTCGAGTATTCCTTTAGGGTAGCAAGGCAACCATAGTCGTAATCATTCTTAGATGGCTCTAGAATTCCACCATCCTCTAATCTTGCGATGTATCTAATGCAGTATTTAACCGCTTGTTCTCTTAAAGATTCCTTATTTTGATGGAGCTGACCTATGATGTTATTTTTAATTTGCTCTTCTAGTAGAGCGTCGAAGCGTAGATCTTCACAACAAGTGGCATTATTTGCAGCGTAATTGCACGTACTGTCGAATTCAGTAATTGTGCGCGTAGTGCCTATCATAAATTCCTCAGCTTTTTTATATAAGTTTTTACTTAAGAATTCAGCAATCATTCCCCTATTGCTATCAAGCCAGTTGTTTGCAGCATTAATCTTCTCAATATCTTCTTTGGATAGTCCTCTGTACTCTTCTGTCTTATCTTTATAGAAAGTATCTATCCAATTTCTAATGACAGGGACACTAATAAATTTGTCATTTGGGTAGTCATCTAGGCGTGCTACAGCAAGGGTCATCCTCACAACGTCAGCGACAGTAGCCTCGCCGTTTCTGTAGGCCCTTTCCATGGTAGATAAAGCCGAGCTTGCGCTTAATCCATTTTGAGGATCTATAGCGCTGAGTTCGGGGCGTGCACCAAAGGACGCCATACGTCGAGTTTTTCCGTCGAATAGGTCTACATAAGCAAAGATGCCTTTTGCGCCTTCCAAAGCAGCCTCAATTTCAGGCGGCAACTGAAGCTCGGGGTGGTTGCGTACATCTTCGAGCGATGGCTTTAGCTGCTCAAAAGGATTGTTATAGTTATTTAAGTCAGATCTTCCAGTTTCCATAATACCCATATTATACGACGATATTACATTAAAGTCAATAGGGGCTATTTATTGATAGTCAAGTGCTGCCTTATAATCCCAGACAAACACTTGGCATATTTATCGGTAATTTCGTGGCTCTGCATAGTCATTGAGCGGTGGGCTATATTCTTATGCTCTTTGGCTAATTGCTTCAAATTCCGTTCGACAATCAGCGGGTCGAGTTTGCCTGACAGAATAGTAATTGGTAGTTTCAATTGTGATATATCAGCCATCGTGGTTTGATTAATAATTGCGGCGTTTAATGCGGTCAGGAAAGATTTGGCGGTGACTTTGTCAGCCTTAAACCCAGCATCGGGCCATATGTTGTGTCGGTCGGCAAATTGCAATAGGCGCTTTGAATTCCTTGGGTGCTTGTTGATAAGGCTGTATAGGGCGCGTAATATTTTTTCTGGATGATGGATTTTTTCGTTAGCTTTAGGTTGATATATTGGCGGGCTACATAAGATTAAAGAGCGGCTTAATCGCGGATATTTCTTAGCGATCTCCACGGCGGCCAACGAGCCCATGGAGTGACCGATGATGATGTCCAGGTGAGTGATTGATTCGCGGCGCAGAGTGGCGGCGATGCTGGTAGCTTGATCTTGGACGTTGTAGGATTTCCAGTCGGGCTTTGGTGAATTGCCAAATCCCAACATGTCAATAGCAATAACCACCGCGTCCTTGGGTAGATATTGCGTCAATGGCTTCCAGGTGCGCCATGAGGTGCCTAATCCATGGACAAGTAAAATCGTAGACTTTGGATTGACTGGGCGGCAAAAATAATGCACGTTTAAGGTGTAAGGAATACGTAGCCAGCGATGGATTATTCTATCAAACATAGCCTTAGTATACTATGAAAATACCCCGCCTGCATATGACGGAGTATTCTCGAGAATTGGCCTCTCCTCTGTTTAACGCTTGGAGAATTGTTCGCGCTTGCGGGCAGAACGCAGACCATATTTCTTGCGCTCTTTCTCGCGTGGGTCACGTTTCAATAGCTCAGCCTTCTTCAGAACTGGACGCAGATCAGCGTGAGCAGCCGTCAATGCTTTGGCGATGCCAAGCTTGATGGCGTCAACTTGACCAGCGAGGCCACCACCTTTGACCAAGATGGTAACGTCGTATTCCTTTTGCTTGCTGACGACAGCTAGTGGGTCGGTCACTTCGGCTAGCAAGGTTTTGTTGCCATCCAAGTACTCAGCGGCTGCTTTGCCGTTGATGGTGATGGTGCCCTTGCCAGGAAGCAAGCGAACACTTGCTGAAGCACTTTTGCGTCGTCCCAAGCCGTAGAAATAGGTATCAGTAGCCATATTACTTTACCTCAACTTTCTCTGGGGTTTGTGCTGTGTGAGCATGCTCGCTACCAGCAAATACGCGCAGGCGCTTGAGGCGTTCTGCTTGCAATTTGTTCTTTGGCAGCATACCTTTGACAGCTTCTTCAATAATTCGTTCTGGGTGGTGTTCACGCATTTCTTTGAACTGCGTTTCTTTGATGCCGCCTGGGAAACCACTGTGACGGTAGTAGTACTTGTCAGTTTCCTTGTAACCCGTAACGACGGTGTTTGCAGCGTTGATAACCACGACGTAGTCGCCACCATCAACGTGCGGCGTGTAAGTTGGCTTGTATTTGCCAGTCAGGTGTTTAGCAATTTCAGTTGCCAGGCGTCCCAGTGGTAATTCGCTCGCGTCAAACAATACCCAGCGGCGAGAAACTTCAGATGGTTTTTGTGAATAAGTCTTCATCTTATTTCTCCTTCTTTGGCATTGGTTTGATGTCGTCGACAAACTCGATGATTGCCATTTGAGCGCCGTCGCCAACACGTAGGCGTGTTCGTTCAACGCGAACGTGTCCGCTGGTGCGGCCGCCCAGCTGTGGGGCAATTTCATCAACCAGTTTGTAAGCAGCAGCGCGGGTACTGAGTGCTGCGATCACCTGGCGGCGGCTGGCTAGATCGCCTTTCTTCGCCTTGGTGATGATTTTTTCAATGTGGCGCTTCAGCTCTTTGGCTTTCGGCAAGGTGGTCTCGATTTTGCCGTGCTCGACCAGGCTGGTTGCCAGCCCTTTCAGCAAGGCTCGCCGTTGATCACGCTCACGGCCGAACTTGCGCCCTTGATATCCGTGTCTATGCATAGTTAAAACTCCAACTCCGCCATCTTGTCGCGTACTTCATCCAGCGCCTTTGAACCAAAGCCTTTCAATTCTCGCAAATCTTGCTCGGTCAAAGTCACCAGGTCGCGAATCGTGCGGATTTCATTGTTAATCAGCGCGTTCGTCGTGCGGGCGCTTAGGTTTAATTCTTCAATTGACATAGCCAATTCTGACTCTTCGTCATCTTTGGTTGTGCCAAGTGCTGGCGCACCAGTCACCATGGTGTTGCCTGCTAAGGCCGTGTATTGGTTAACCAGGATTGCCGCTGCTTCTTCAAACGCCTCGCGTGGAGTAACTGTACCGTTGGTTTCAACGGTAATTGCTAGTTTATCCAAGTTTGTCTCTTGGCCAACACGAGTTGAGTCGACTTTGTAGCGAACACGCAACACTGGTGAATACATTGCATCAATAGCAATCATGTCACTGTGCAAGCGGTTTTCGCTTGACTCTTCAATTGTCTGGTAACCGCAACCTGCTTCTGCCACCAAATCCATCACCAAATGCTTGTTTGGATCGTCAATTGTAGCAATTACTTGCTCTGGGTTAACGACTTCAACATCAGCGTTTGTCTTGATATCAGCGGCAGTTACTTCACCGGCACCAGATTTCTCCAAGCGTAGCTCAACTGGCTCATCGGTAAATACGCGCAAGTGGACGTTTTTCAGGTTAAGCATGATGTCAACAACATCTTCTTTGATACCTTCAACAGTGGTAAACTCGTGAGTTGCGCCCTCAATTTTGAAAGCGACAATCGCACCACCACGAACACTTGATAGCAGAACGCGGCGTAGTGAGTTGCCAAGAGTATTACCGTAGCCTGGGTGAAGCGGCTCGATTAGAAAAGTAGCACTGGTCGCTGAAATGTCATCAACGCTCGCGAGTGCTGGATTGTAAATTGCTTTTGCCATAATTCTTCCCTAACCCTTCTTTTATCGTGAGTAATACTCAACAATTAATTGCTCGTTGATGTCAGCTTCTGCTTCCTCGCGCTTTGGCAAACCAGTTACTTCAATCTTCAGCTTCTTGTTATCGCTCTTTAGCCAGCTCAGTGGGCCTTGGATTGAATTGTTGATTACATCGTCAATGTGCGTAAAGTACTCAGATTTGGTGCTCTTTGGACGAACAGTGATGACGTCGCCAGCCTTAACACGAATCGATGGAATATCGACGCGGCGGCCGTTTAGCTCAAAGTGGCCGTGGCTGACCAGCTGGCGAGCAGCGCGGCGTGATACAGCGAAGCCAGAGCGGTAAACGACGTTGTCCAGGCGGCGCTCCAACAATTTCAACAGGTTCTCGCCTGCCAAACCTTCTTGGGCGCGTGTTGCTTCGTCCATCAGCCGAGCAAATTGCTTTTCAACCAAACCGTACAGGCGGCGAACCTTTTGCTTTTCACGCAGCTGTGTTGCGTACAAACTTGGTTTGTTGTGTCGGCTGTGTGCGTGCTGACCTGGAATGCCAGATTTTCGTGCCAAAACTTTATGTGCTTTTGGATGAAGCGCATAACCTTCGCGGCGGCTTTGCTTGACAATCGGTGAATTATCTCGTGCCATAATTATGCCCTCCGTGCCTTTCGTGGACGAACGCCGCCGTGAGGCACGCCAGTTACGTCCTTAATACTTTCTACTGAGATGTCGAAAGCGCCAACCGCACGAATAGCGGCATCGCGGCCCAAACCGACACCTTTGACGAAAACGTCAACTGATTTCAAACCATACTGAGTTTTCGCAGCTTCAGCAGCTTTTTCAGCGGCAACCTGTGAAGCATAGGCGGTGCCTTTTTTGCTACCGCGGAAACCACATGCACCAGCTGATGAAGCGGTCAACACGTTACCCTTCTTGTCAGAAAAGGTAACAATGGTGTTGTTAAATGTTGCTTGAATATGCAGCTGACCAGCTGGGACTGATCGGCGCTGCTTTTTCTTGGTAGATTTTGCGTCTGCCATTTCTTAGTCCTTTCTTTAGGTCTTACTTGCTGCTTTTGGTTGTGTACCGCCCACGGCGATGGCGCGACCCTTGCGAGTTCGTGCATTCGTACGAGTCCGCTGTCCGCGTGTCGGCAGTCCTGCTTTGTGGCGAAGACCGCGATAGGCGTTGATATCCTTCAAGCGCTTAATGTTGTTAGTTACCAAGCGCTGGAGATCACCTTCGACGGTGTATTCGCTGTCGATAATTTCGCGAATCTTGTTTTCTTCAGCCTCGGTGAGATCTTTCACCCGAGTGGTCGGCTCAATCTTAGCCGCCGCAAGGATGCTCGAAGCGTGCTTTGGCCCAATCCCATAAATATAGGTGAGCGCAATTTGCACCTGCTTCTCTGTTGGGATAACTACCCCAGCAATTCGAGCCATGCTTAACCCTGCCTTTGCTTATTCTTAGGTTTTTTCTTGTTGATGACGTACAACCGACCCTTACGGCGGACAAACTTGTCATCGGGGCTGATTTTTTTCACACCTGCACGAACTTTCATAAAGTGCTCAAATCTCCCTTCCCGAGTAAACCCGAGATTAACGTTAATATTTGACTACCGGCCCTGCTGGGGTCGATCGTCACGTAGGCGGAAGCTGATTCGTCCCTTTGTAAGATCGTAAGGGGTCATCTCAACTTCAACCTTATCACCAGGCACTAGGCGAATATAGTGCTTGCGCATTCGTCCTGAAATGTGCGCGATGATACTATGGCCGTTCTCCAGTTCCACCCTAAATTGAGTATTAGGCAGTGCTTCCACTACCTTTCCTACCATTTTGATGACTTCCTTTTGACTCGCCATAAGTTACAGTTGTCAATTATACAGTACCAGGCGTAGTTTGACAAGGGGTATTTTCATAAATTTATGTGCTATAATTTAGCTATCAAATTTAACATAAGGATTTTTATGGCAAGTACGAAAAATCGGACAAAAACTCAGGCGAAAAAATCTCAGATTGAGATGTTGGTGCCGGTATTGATTGGTGTGGTGGTAATTTTAGCGCTAATAAGTAGCTGCTTAGCTTGGCAGTTGAAAAACCAAGTTCCACATAAAGCTCCTCAGGTAGCAGAAAAAGTCGGTAATGGTTTTGTTAGTCTGGGGTCTTTAGGCTTTCGGCTTGAGGGCGGTAAGGCGGTTGCGCGGCATGATGCGACCACACAGGAAATTCTTAATTTTCTGAAAAAAGAAGTTGAGAAGTCGGGCTGCAATGATAACAGCGGTGCGGCCAGCGTGATTACTCATTCGCGTGATGAGAAACAATTGCTGCTGGGATTTGGCTGTGGCAGTACGGCTGCGCGAATGTTTGCGGTTAAGAAGGAAGATGGCTGGAAAGCAATTTCACCAACTAACCAGTTTAATACGTTCGATATTCCAAGCTGCAAAATGACTGATGAGAATAACATTAGTAAGGAAATCGCGCCAGTCTGTCAAAACGAGAAAAAAGATGGCGATAATCTATCTTACGATTACAGGTTACGCTAGAATATTTTATAAAATAATTCCCCGCTTTATCGGCGGGGATTTTTTATAATAATTATTTTTTCTTAAACAAGCGGCGTTTTTTAGATTTTTTACCACCGTCGAGTAACTCATCTGGGTCAAAGTCATCATAGGTGACCATCAATGCTCGCGAGTTAATCTGCCTTAAGGTCTCAAGTCCAACTGATACAATAATCAGGATTCCGGTACCGCCGATTGATAGGCGTAAGCCTCGTAGGCCCGTCAAATGATATGTCAGATATTCAGCGACAAATGGCAGAATTGCTACAATTCCCAGAACAATTGAGCCAAACAGAATTAAGCGATTAACGGTCTTTGTTAAGTACTTCTCGGTTTGAGCGCCTGGACGAACACCCTCGATGAAGCCGCCTTGCTTTTGTAAGTTTTCAGCAATTTCATTAGCATTAAAGACGATGCCAGTATAAAAGTACGTGAAGGCGATGACTAAGAGGAAGTATAGCGTTGGATAGATGAACGCTTCAGCAGTACTGCCTGTAAATGAGCCAGCGCTTGGCGCCTGGAACCAGGTGATGAGCTTGTCGGCTGTCGGCAGAAGATTGGCATTACCAGATGCTTTCATGACTTGACCAACGAACTGCGGCAAGCTAAGAAACGCAACTGCAAAAATAACTGGGATAACGCCAGCCGCAATCAGCTTGACTGGCAGAATGCTTTTTACGTCACCATAGTTACTATTGCCGTGGACGCGTTTGGCATAATTGATAGTAATAACACGCTGCGCTTCGTTGATTTTCACCAGGAAGTACAGAACGATAAGTCCCGCAATAGACATGATAAGCACTGTCCAGAACATGGTCGGGTTAAGAGGTAGCGTAAACCAGTTAAATACGTTCAGGCTGCCTGATGAAGTGTCGAGCAGTGAAGAAATGAGCGACGCAAGCATTTGCGGTAGCTGGCTAATAATTCCGGCAAAAATCACGATGGAAATACCGTTGCCAATGCCCTGCTCCGTAATCAATTCACCTAGCCACATCAACAGAACTGAGCCAGCAGTCATGGCGGTAACAGATACAATCCACTCCATCGTCGTTGGGTCAGCTAGCGTTGTTGAGCCACCTTGAAGAACTGTTTGGCGTAGAATGAAGATAAAGGCGATTGACTGAACGATAGCCAACGGAACGGTAATCATGCGTGTCCATTGCTGAATTTTACGACGACCAGTTTCACCGTCCTTGTGAAGTTCTTCTAGCTTCGGAATTGCTTTAGTTAATAGCTGAATAATGATACTGGCGGTAATAAATGGACTAAGTCCGACCAACACTA
Coding sequences within:
- the rpsD gene encoding 30S ribosomal protein S4 translates to MARDNSPIVKQSRREGYALHPKAHKVLARKSGIPGQHAHSRHNKPSLYATQLREKQKVRRLYGLVEKQFARLMDEATRAQEGLAGENLLKLLERRLDNVVYRSGFAVSRRAARQLVSHGHFELNGRRVDIPSIRVKAGDVITVRPKSTKSEYFTHIDDVINNSIQGPLSWLKSDNKKLKIEVTGLPKREEAEADINEQLIVEYYSR
- a CDS encoding RluA family pseudouridine synthase translates to MKISPRTVLKIARLYQLADNNTPVKALRHLKIQTDESHIVAEFILNKQHFAVIYGSIVDEESIDELWPDKPANAETLPNPLDSSCTETPFQGKFVMMFRIVPTKQRLDVHLSTDFDPSISRSLWQKYIKAGYVSVNQHVVTTPKFDVDETDEIAVKLPEQEQASAELPILYEDDDVMVVNKPSGLLTHAKGGLSTEPTVAEIIRPKTSFASDTDRPGIVHRLDRDTSGVLIIAKTSDAATHLQRQFAQRTTKKTYLAITDDVPKLAAAKIDLPIGRNPSAPSTFCVNPNGKPAQTTYRVLTATDIQALIELKPTTGRTHQLRVHMAYLNTPILGDRVYGKPNASRLMLHAHKLEITLPSGERKTFEAATPEEFKQLFPGEL
- a CDS encoding alpha/beta fold hydrolase gives rise to the protein MFDRIIHRWLRIPYTLNVHYFCRPVNPKSTILLVHGLGTSWRTWKPLTQYLPKDAVVIAIDMLGFGNSPKPDWKSYNVQDQATSIAATLRRESITHLDIIIGHSMGSLAAVEIAKKYPRLSRSLILCSPPIYQPKANEKIHHPEKILRALYSLINKHPRNSKRLLQFADRHNIWPDAGFKADKVTAKSFLTALNAAIINQTTMADISQLKLPITILSGKLDPLIVERNLKQLAKEHKNIAHRSMTMQSHEITDKYAKCLSGIIRQHLTINK
- the rpsI gene encoding 30S ribosomal protein S9, which produces MATDTYFYGLGRRKSASASVRLLPGKGTITINGKAAAEYLDGNKTLLAEVTDPLAVVSKQKEYDVTILVKGGGLAGQVDAIKLGIAKALTAAHADLRPVLKKAELLKRDPREKERKKYGLRSARKREQFSKR
- the rpmJ gene encoding 50S ribosomal protein L36, which gives rise to MKVRAGVKKISPDDKFVRRKGRLYVINKKKPKNKQRQG
- the secY gene encoding preprotein translocase subunit SecY, yielding MNWRIIFRSLKNKDMQKRLLIVVGIIVVYRLLAHIPVPLAEPTQLRNAISSVLGQTDLGGILNLLSGGALSSFSLVLVGLSPFITASIIIQLLTKAIPKLEELHKDGETGRRKIQQWTRMITVPLAIVQSIAFIFILRQTVLQGGSTTLADPTTMEWIVSVTAMTAGSVLLMWLGELITEQGIGNGISIVIFAGIISQLPQMLASLISSLLDTSSGSLNVFNWFTLPLNPTMFWTVLIMSIAGLIVLYFLVKINEAQRVITINYAKRVHGNSNYGDVKSILPVKLIAAGVIPVIFAVAFLSLPQFVGQVMKASGNANLLPTADKLITWFQAPSAGSFTGSTAEAFIYPTLYFLLVIAFTYFYTGIVFNANEIAENLQKQGGFIEGVRPGAQTEKYLTKTVNRLILFGSIVLGIVAILPFVAEYLTYHLTGLRGLRLSIGGTGILIIVSVGLETLRQINSRALMVTYDDFDPDELLDGGKKSKKRRLFKKK
- the rpsK gene encoding 30S ribosomal protein S11 → MADAKSTKKKQRRSVPAGQLHIQATFNNTIVTFSDKKGNVLTASSAGACGFRGSKKGTAYASQVAAEKAAEAAKTQYGLKSVDVFVKGVGLGRDAAIRAVGAFDISVESIKDVTGVPHGGVRPRKARRA
- a CDS encoding DNA-directed RNA polymerase subunit alpha, whose translation is MAKAIYNPALASVDDISATSATFLIEPLHPGYGNTLGNSLRRVLLSSVRGGAIVAFKIEGATHEFTTVEGIKEDVVDIMLNLKNVHLRVFTDEPVELRLEKSGAGEVTAADIKTNADVEVVNPEQVIATIDDPNKHLVMDLVAEAGCGYQTIEESSENRLHSDMIAIDAMYSPVLRVRYKVDSTRVGQETNLDKLAITVETNGTVTPREAFEEAAAILVNQYTALAGNTMVTGAPALGTTKDDEESELAMSIEELNLSARTTNALINNEIRTIRDLVTLTEQDLRELKGFGSKALDEVRDKMAELEF
- the rplM gene encoding 50S ribosomal protein L13 — its product is MKTYSQKPSEVSRRWVLFDASELPLGRLATEIAKHLTGKYKPTYTPHVDGGDYVVVINAANTVVTGYKETDKYYYRHSGFPGGIKETQFKEMREHHPERIIEEAVKGMLPKNKLQAERLKRLRVFAGSEHAHTAQTPEKVEVK
- the trpS gene encoding tryptophan--tRNA ligase; amino-acid sequence: MKSSKPVILTGVRANNDIHIGNYFGAILPIVDMAKRRSADFDINLFIPDLHSFTTPIDHSKLYDSILSNARIYTAAGLPLDKPAIHLYRQGRVPAHSELAWILDCFTGFGEMSRMTQFKDKGGKIDIRSVAERIKKALDAQKNDDNILGRMELMQLYNELTFEKEVSVGLFNYPVLMAADILLYGATYVPVGDDQTQHLEFTRDIAERMNRKFGDLFIVPKPVAEQHQFFGNDQGLRIKDLMNPTKKMSKSDDSGKGVIFLGDEPEVAHKKIMSATTDSLGRVQYDRDNQPGISNLLEILTLVRQDAGKDVSLDQTISQYTGMERYGDFKRIVADEVAEFLANFQARLAAVDEEAIERKLESSERDMNLVANETLYRVQTAVGLRR
- the rplQ gene encoding 50S ribosomal protein L17, encoding MHRHGYQGRKFGRERDQRRALLKGLATSLVEHGKIETTLPKAKELKRHIEKIITKAKKGDLASRRQVIAALSTRAAAYKLVDEIAPQLGGRTSGHVRVERTRLRVGDGAQMAIIEFVDDIKPMPKKEK
- the rpsM gene encoding 30S ribosomal protein S13; translation: MARIAGVVIPTEKQVQIALTYIYGIGPKHASSILAAAKIEPTTRVKDLTEAEENKIREIIDSEYTVEGDLQRLVTNNIKRLKDINAYRGLRHKAGLPTRGQRTRTNARTRKGRAIAVGGTQPKAASKT
- the infA gene encoding translation initiation factor IF-1, with protein sequence MASQKEVIKMVGKVVEALPNTQFRVELENGHSIIAHISGRMRKHYIRLVPGDKVEVEMTPYDLTKGRISFRLRDDRPQQGR